The genomic stretch GACGACAACGACGCCAACCGCGAACTGCTGGAGGCCTACCTCGTCGGCGTCGATTGCGAACTCGAAACCGCCGTTGACGGCCAGGACACGCTCGACAAAGTCGCATCGTTCAAGCCCGACCTAGTGCTGCTTGACGTGATGATGCCGAAGTTGAGCGGGTTCGAAGTCTGCAAACGGCTGAAGGACTCGCCCGAGTTCCGCCGAGTGATGGTGCTGATGGTGACGGCGCTGAACGAGTTGGGCGATCACGAACGGGCCGTTGCAGCAGGCACGGATGATTTCTTGAGCAAGCCTGTCAACAAGATTGAACTGTTAAAACGGGTCGAAATCATGCTGAAGCTCAAGGGCACTGAAGACGAACTCGAGCGGCTGCGGCAATACATTCAAGAAATGGAAGAGCAACGCAAGTAACATACGAAGACTACTCGTTTGTCGGAGCTGCCGATTCTGATTCCGCCGCACCGCCGACTTCCAACCTTGTCTTGATCACGTCGATCAACTGATCCAGTCGGAACGGTTTCGAAAGCACACATTTCGGTGGCAGCCCGGCCTGGCGGGCCTTCACAATCGAGTGCCCAGGGTCGTATCCAAACCCGGTCATCAAGACCATCGGCACATGCTCCATCAGATCGCCAAGTCGTAACATCAACTGATACCCGCTGTAATCGGGCAATCGAATGTCGCTGATGATGACGTCGTAACGTCCCGCGGCGCCGCTGTTGCGGACCATCCAAACCGCTTCGTCGCCCTTGTGAGCGGTTTCGACAACACAGCCGTAACGTTCAAGCAAACGGTGGGCGTCCTCTCGCACGGGTTCGTCGGCATCGACGACCAAAATTCGCTTGCCGCGAAGTCCCGCGTGTTGAGACGATTCAATGCCGACGGGAACGGCTTCCAACGGTGTCATCTTTTGACCGACCTGCTGGATCGTGTGCTTGATATCTCGCGCGTTTTGAAGGATCCGCTGCAACCTTTCAACGACTTCGGGGCTGTGCCCGATGTAGTCTTCCATCACGTTGACGGCGTCGTTCAAAATTTCGTCAACGGGCATCGCAACGGCGCTGTGAATTGCATCACAACTCTGTTGGGCCGTGTTGGCCTTCTGCGCGACCAACAATTCCAACGTGTTCAGCGCGAAGGCCACGTCGCGTGCGAAGATTTCCAAAAACTGCAGATCGCTATCG from Rubripirellula tenax encodes the following:
- a CDS encoding response regulator translates to MNRILIADDNDANRELLEAYLVGVDCELETAVDGQDTLDKVASFKPDLVLLDVMMPKLSGFEVCKRLKDSPEFRRVMVLMVTALNELGDHERAVAAGTDDFLSKPVNKIELLKRVEIMLKLKGTEDELERLRQYIQEMEEQRK